In one Chryseobacterium camelliae genomic region, the following are encoded:
- a CDS encoding MMPL family transporter, whose product MISVLFATGIAVLCLFFASKINFEEDINQIIPKNEKSDLTAKVLKQLNFSDKIIVIIENKSKEDNFQLSETADTFLTKIEPLQKYIGSVQGKVNDNEISETFDFVNQNLPLFLNENDYKEIERKLQKDSIAKQVENNYISLVSPTSLVTKEFIKKDPLGITFLGIKKLNALNISKDFKLEDSYIVTKDGRNLLLFIDPKNKSNDTKNNEVFINQLNEIKDNLNKQFKGKTEISYFGSPVIAVANAQQIKKDIQNTVIISMTVLLLLLIYYFRNVFTPIIVFLPTVFSVLLALLILYFIKDKISAISLSVGAILIGITIDYALHILTHYKHNNNIEELYKEITQPIILSSATTAVSFLCLVFVRSEALKDLGLFAAITVILSSITALIIVPQLYKPKTKEKAVNTNFIDKIGSYPYEKNKPLIIGCSVIILACLFGFRHVGFNEDIGDLNYIPKDLKLSEAKLQKLSDITSKSIYTISYGNSEDEALTRNSQLSQFLEKEKNDGKILSYNSLGNVVLSEKDQQKKIEEWHKFWNTDRKNRTISELVNNGNNFGFNSSAFDQFNENLNKSYATLTLKDYEKVKALQISEFLSNENGFYTVSNVVKVDEKKRDAFIKDVEKNHDALAIDRQQMNENFLGLLKRDFNTLINYSLLAIILTIIVFFRNFELTILTMFPIVLTGVVTAGILYFLGLELNIFSTVVCTLVFGVGDDFSIFLTQAMQKEHTTGKNELPTYRTSIILAVFTTVLSIGSLIFAKHPALHSLALVALIGMFSVIIITSTLYPFWFRLLITNRAKKGLSPITFRLLINSILSFLYYGLGGLFFSAIGSIFAKKSKGKTLEIIKLVMAKFLISVLYTNPFVKKRLIKNPNEDFSKPAVIIANHTSFLDTLALAMANHKIIYLVNDWVYNSPIFGKMVRALGFYPVSQGIENGMDQLKEKVAQGYSLVVFPEAERSYTNDVKRFHKGAFYIAEEFELDVVPVYIHGNSEVLPKGDFIIYDGAITVKIGDRIHKDNLNFGKAYSERTKKINAYFRDEFSKLRNELESENYFKKKIFLSFLYKDTGVVKEVKDDFNQNKTVYFELNQHLAKDGNILHIADDYGQKDILLTLQEASRKIFSFIANPEKREIARHNYIVKQRKIKYIDGFSEINKEIDTLLISTNSFDLSSLKELPSKIIFINKANTAFEHADYIVESGSSLIKIYRHT is encoded by the coding sequence ATGATTTCTGTACTTTTTGCGACAGGAATAGCTGTTTTATGTCTTTTCTTTGCTTCAAAAATTAATTTCGAGGAAGATATTAATCAGATAATACCCAAAAATGAAAAATCGGATCTTACGGCTAAAGTTTTAAAACAGCTCAACTTTTCAGATAAAATCATCGTCATTATCGAAAATAAGTCCAAGGAAGACAATTTTCAGCTCTCAGAAACAGCAGATACTTTTCTAACTAAAATAGAACCTTTACAAAAATACATCGGCTCGGTTCAGGGAAAAGTAAACGATAATGAAATTTCAGAAACCTTCGATTTCGTTAATCAGAACCTTCCTTTATTCTTAAATGAAAATGATTACAAAGAGATTGAAAGAAAACTTCAGAAAGACAGCATTGCCAAACAGGTTGAAAACAATTACATTTCTTTGGTTTCGCCCACAAGTTTAGTGACCAAGGAATTCATAAAAAAAGACCCGCTTGGAATTACTTTTCTGGGCATCAAAAAACTAAATGCTTTAAATATCAGTAAAGATTTTAAGCTTGAAGACAGCTATATCGTTACCAAAGACGGAAGAAATCTTCTTCTTTTTATCGACCCGAAAAACAAAAGCAATGACACAAAAAACAATGAGGTCTTTATTAATCAGCTGAACGAAATAAAAGACAACCTCAACAAACAATTTAAAGGAAAAACGGAAATCAGCTATTTCGGTTCTCCGGTAATTGCGGTTGCGAATGCTCAACAGATCAAAAAAGATATTCAAAATACAGTCATTATTTCGATGACCGTTCTTTTGCTTTTACTTATTTATTATTTCAGAAATGTTTTTACACCAATTATTGTTTTTCTTCCCACAGTTTTCTCCGTCTTATTAGCTTTATTGATTTTATACTTTATTAAAGATAAAATTTCCGCCATTTCTTTAAGTGTAGGAGCCATATTAATAGGAATCACGATCGATTATGCGCTTCATATTTTAACGCATTACAAACACAACAACAATATAGAAGAGCTTTACAAAGAAATTACCCAGCCTATTATTTTAAGCAGCGCAACGACGGCTGTTTCATTTTTGTGCTTGGTTTTTGTACGATCAGAAGCTTTAAAAGATTTGGGACTTTTTGCAGCCATTACAGTAATTCTGTCCTCAATTACAGCATTAATTATCGTTCCCCAATTGTATAAACCGAAAACCAAAGAAAAGGCAGTTAATACAAATTTCATCGATAAAATCGGGTCTTATCCATATGAAAAAAATAAACCTTTAATCATCGGATGCTCCGTTATTATTCTGGCTTGTCTTTTCGGATTCAGACATGTAGGGTTCAATGAAGATATTGGTGATCTCAATTATATTCCGAAAGATTTAAAATTGAGTGAAGCAAAGCTTCAGAAGCTTTCGGACATTACTTCAAAATCCATTTACACGATTTCTTATGGAAATTCTGAGGATGAAGCATTAACCAGAAACTCTCAACTGAGCCAATTTTTAGAAAAAGAAAAGAATGACGGAAAAATTCTCAGCTACAATTCTCTCGGAAATGTTGTTCTATCGGAAAAAGATCAACAGAAAAAAATAGAGGAATGGCACAAATTCTGGAATACCGACAGAAAAAACAGAACGATTTCAGAATTGGTCAATAACGGAAACAATTTTGGATTCAACAGTTCTGCATTTGACCAGTTCAATGAAAATTTAAACAAAAGTTATGCTACTTTAACCTTAAAAGACTACGAAAAAGTAAAAGCTTTACAGATTTCCGAGTTTTTAAGCAACGAGAACGGTTTTTACACGGTCTCGAATGTGGTAAAAGTTGATGAAAAGAAAAGAGATGCCTTCATCAAGGATGTTGAAAAAAATCACGATGCTTTGGCTATCGACCGTCAACAGATGAATGAAAACTTTTTAGGATTACTGAAACGAGATTTTAATACTTTGATCAATTATTCTTTACTGGCCATTATTTTAACGATCATTGTTTTCTTCCGAAATTTTGAATTGACTATATTAACGATGTTCCCGATTGTTTTGACGGGAGTTGTTACCGCAGGAATTCTTTACTTTTTAGGATTGGAATTAAATATTTTCAGCACTGTTGTCTGCACTTTAGTTTTCGGAGTCGGAGACGATTTCAGTATTTTCCTTACCCAGGCGATGCAGAAAGAGCACACAACAGGAAAAAACGAACTTCCGACGTACAGAACTTCTATCATCCTGGCTGTTTTTACCACCGTACTCTCTATAGGTTCTTTGATTTTTGCTAAACACCCTGCATTACATTCATTAGCTTTAGTTGCATTAATCGGGATGTTCTCCGTAATTATAATCACCTCAACACTGTATCCGTTTTGGTTCAGGCTATTAATTACCAACAGAGCAAAAAAAGGACTTTCACCGATTACATTCAGGCTGCTGATTAATTCTATTCTTTCCTTTTTATATTACGGATTGGGAGGATTATTTTTCTCAGCAATAGGAAGCATTTTTGCTAAAAAATCGAAAGGAAAAACGCTAGAGATCATCAAATTGGTCATGGCTAAATTTTTAATTTCCGTTTTATATACAAATCCGTTTGTAAAAAAGAGACTGATCAAAAATCCGAATGAAGATTTTAGCAAACCGGCCGTCATCATTGCGAATCACACTTCTTTTCTCGACACCCTTGCTTTGGCAATGGCTAATCATAAGATTATTTACCTGGTTAATGACTGGGTTTACAATTCTCCTATTTTTGGAAAGATGGTAAGAGCGCTGGGGTTCTACCCTGTTTCCCAAGGCATTGAAAATGGCATGGATCAATTGAAGGAAAAAGTAGCGCAGGGCTATTCTTTAGTAGTTTTCCCTGAAGCGGAACGTTCTTATACCAATGATGTAAAAAGATTTCACAAAGGAGCATTTTATATTGCAGAAGAATTTGAGCTAGATGTTGTTCCGGTTTACATCCACGGAAACTCAGAAGTACTCCCCAAAGGAGATTTCATTATTTATGATGGGGCGATTACTGTAAAAATCGGAGATCGAATCCATAAGGACAATCTGAATTTCGGGAAAGCCTATTCAGAAAGGACAAAAAAGATAAACGCTTATTTCAGAGATGAATTTTCAAAGCTTAGAAATGAACTGGAAAGTGAAAATTATTTTAAAAAGAAAATATTTTTAAGCTTCTTATATAAGGATACCGGAGTCGTAAAGGAGGTAAAGGATGACTTTAACCAAAACAAAACGGTCTATTTTGAACTGAACCAACACCTTGCAAAAGACGGAAACATTCTGCATATCGCCGATGATTACGGTCAAAAAGATATTTTACTTACATTGCAAGAAGCAAGCAGAAAGATATTCAGTTTTATTGCCAATCCGGAAAAACGTGAAATTGCCAGACATAATTATATTGTAAAACAGAGAAAAATCAAATACATTGACGGTTTTTCAGAAATCAATAAAGAAATTGATACCCTTCTCATCTCTACGAATTCTTTTGACCTCAGCAGTTTAAAAGAGCTTCCTTCAAAAATTATTTTTATCAATAAAGCAAATACCGCCTTTGAACATGCAGATTACATAGTAGAATCTGGTTCATCATTAATAAAAATATATAGACATACATAA
- a CDS encoding dialkylrecorsinol condensing enzyme DarA encodes MQKNILVIYYTQTGQLEDIVKNIARPFEDRKDDYNVTYYNIRMKKDFPFPWPNDVFFNTFPESYLQIPSEILPPSEDVLNKKYDLIIFGYQVWYLTPSIPIISFLKSGYAEQLLKDTPVVTVSGTRNMWMFSQEKLKVYLKDLQAKLVGNIALVDRHDNYTSVLTVIRWMIGGQKEKSGLLPAAGVSNEEINGAVKYGKIIESHFRNNNFEGLQPDLVKNGAIEIRPFLVRVEKVGNKIFTIWSNLIIKKKEKRPRLIKFFKVYLMTAIWVISPIVLVLHLLTTPIFWFKRQKEKKYLQGINLK; translated from the coding sequence ATGCAGAAGAATATACTCGTCATATATTATACTCAGACAGGCCAGCTCGAGGATATTGTAAAAAACATAGCCCGTCCTTTTGAAGACCGGAAAGACGACTATAATGTTACCTATTATAATATCAGAATGAAGAAGGACTTTCCTTTTCCATGGCCCAATGATGTATTTTTCAATACATTCCCTGAGTCTTATTTACAAATCCCAAGTGAAATTCTTCCACCATCCGAAGATGTGCTGAATAAAAAATATGACCTTATTATTTTCGGATATCAGGTTTGGTATTTAACGCCTTCCATCCCTATTATTTCATTCTTAAAAAGTGGCTATGCAGAACAGCTTCTGAAAGACACACCGGTCGTTACCGTTTCCGGAACAAGAAATATGTGGATGTTCTCTCAGGAAAAGCTGAAAGTCTATTTAAAAGATCTGCAAGCTAAACTGGTAGGAAACATTGCTTTGGTAGACAGACACGACAATTATACAAGCGTATTGACCGTGATTCGCTGGATGATCGGCGGACAAAAAGAAAAATCAGGGTTACTTCCTGCAGCCGGAGTTTCTAATGAAGAAATAAATGGTGCGGTGAAATATGGAAAAATTATTGAATCCCATTTCAGGAATAATAATTTTGAAGGGCTACAGCCTGATCTTGTAAAGAACGGAGCAATAGAAATAAGACCGTTTCTGGTACGCGTAGAAAAGGTGGGAAACAAAATATTCACCATTTGGTCAAACCTTATTATCAAGAAAAAAGAAAAACGACCGAGGCTGATCAAATTCTTTAAAGTATATTTGATGACAGCTATATGGGTTATTTCTCCTATAGTTTTGGTTTTACACTTACTGACGACACCCATTTTTTGGTTTAAAAGACAAAAAGAAAAAAAATATTTACAAGGAATTAATTTAAAATAG
- a CDS encoding beta-ketoacyl-ACP synthase III produces MNDVFITKAFTYLPNEPVSNDEMETYLGYINDAPSKAKALILRNNKIKTRYYALDKEGNPTHTNAQIAAKAVEGLFDDKFKKEDMELLSVGTSSPDQIQPSHASMVHGELSVNKSLAINTASGLCNSGMNALNYGFLSVKAGVHKNAVCAGSERMSAWMTADKFNHEAENLILLEERPIIAFKREFLRWMLSDGAGAFLLENKPRENETNLKVEWIDFYSYAHEIEACMYAGTEKQEDGSLKSWADYPSDEWLKQSIFALKQDTKILDKYILVKGAESLRTSFDKHQLDPESIDHVLAHISSGYFKEGLKDEFAKVGLDFPWEKWFYNLSEVGNIGAGSIFIAVEQLMNSGNLKKGEKVLLCVPESGRFAYSCALLTVC; encoded by the coding sequence ATGAACGACGTATTTATAACAAAAGCATTTACATACTTACCCAATGAGCCGGTTTCTAATGATGAAATGGAAACGTATCTTGGTTATATAAACGACGCACCTTCCAAAGCAAAAGCCCTTATTTTAAGAAATAATAAAATCAAAACAAGATATTACGCTTTAGATAAAGAAGGTAACCCTACTCATACTAATGCACAGATTGCTGCAAAAGCTGTAGAAGGTCTTTTTGATGACAAATTCAAAAAAGAAGATATGGAGCTGCTTTCTGTAGGAACTTCTTCTCCCGATCAGATTCAGCCTTCACATGCATCAATGGTACATGGAGAGCTGAGCGTTAACAAATCTTTAGCCATCAACACAGCATCGGGACTTTGCAACTCAGGAATGAATGCCCTTAATTACGGATTCCTTTCTGTAAAGGCAGGAGTTCACAAAAATGCGGTTTGTGCAGGCTCTGAAAGAATGTCTGCCTGGATGACCGCAGACAAATTCAACCACGAAGCAGAAAACTTAATTTTATTGGAAGAAAGACCCATCATCGCTTTCAAAAGAGAATTTTTGAGATGGATGCTTTCTGACGGAGCCGGGGCTTTCTTATTGGAAAACAAACCAAGAGAAAACGAAACCAATTTAAAAGTAGAATGGATTGATTTCTATTCTTACGCTCATGAAATCGAAGCTTGTATGTATGCAGGAACAGAAAAACAGGAAGACGGAAGTTTAAAATCTTGGGCAGACTACCCTTCAGACGAATGGTTAAAGCAATCAATTTTTGCATTAAAGCAAGACACAAAAATTTTAGATAAATACATCTTGGTAAAAGGTGCCGAAAGCTTAAGAACGTCTTTTGACAAACACCAATTGGATCCGGAATCTATTGATCACGTTTTGGCACACATTTCATCAGGATATTTTAAAGAAGGCTTAAAAGACGAATTTGCAAAAGTAGGGCTGGATTTCCCTTGGGAAAAATGGTTTTACAACCTTTCTGAAGTAGGGAACATCGGAGCAGGTTCAATCTTTATTGCTGTGGAACAATTAATGAATTCAGGAAATCTGAAAAAAGGAGAAAAAGTACTTCTTTGTGTTCCTGAAAGTGGAAGATTTGCCTATTCTTGCGCTTTATTAACGGTTTGCTAA
- a CDS encoding ABC transporter permease, which yields MEIKEENIINIHNFLPHREPMLMADYILELTKEKVITSFEIKEDNVFVHNNEFVEAGLIENLAQTCSSILGQSFFENPETDTKVIGFITNIKKIEVFALPKVGDKIISKASLISQFENICNIFCETFSNDDILIRAEINLFIQEVKH from the coding sequence ATGGAAATCAAGGAAGAAAATATCATCAACATACATAATTTTCTGCCTCATCGCGAACCGATGCTAATGGCGGATTATATTTTGGAACTCACCAAAGAAAAGGTGATTACTTCCTTTGAAATAAAAGAAGACAACGTTTTTGTTCATAATAATGAATTCGTTGAAGCCGGCTTAATTGAAAATTTGGCACAGACCTGCTCATCGATTCTAGGACAAAGCTTCTTCGAAAATCCTGAAACAGATACAAAAGTGATTGGATTCATCACCAATATCAAGAAAATTGAAGTATTTGCCTTACCGAAAGTTGGGGATAAAATTATTTCAAAAGCATCATTGATATCTCAGTTTGAAAATATCTGTAATATTTTTTGTGAGACTTTCAGTAATGATGACATCTTGATAAGAGCTGAAATTAATTTGTTTATTCAAGAAGTAAAACACTGA
- a CDS encoding BtrH N-terminal domain-containing protein yields MELNFEHHQTAHCENGVASNLLLNKGLKLSEPMIFGIGSGLFFVYLPFLKVNFAPGFSYRPMPGAIFSKAAKRLGIKIKREKFSNPAEAQKALERNLNQNIPTGLQVGVFNLTYFPEEYKFHFNAHNLVVYGKEDGKFLISDPVMDYTTTLTEAELEKVRYAKGALPPKGHMYYPTYIPEKVNLEEAIKKGIKDTCKNMLAPVPLIGVKAMRWVARSIPKWAAKKGTKVTNHYLGQLIRMQEEIGTGGGGFRFIYGAFLQEAAVILKNDQLNELSKEITTIGDLWRDFAVDIARVYKNRNSKSDIYNQLSKTMLHIADLEEAFYKKLRKAI; encoded by the coding sequence ATGGAACTTAATTTTGAACATCACCAAACTGCACATTGCGAAAACGGTGTTGCCTCCAATTTATTATTAAACAAAGGATTAAAGCTCAGCGAACCTATGATTTTCGGAATAGGTTCAGGGTTGTTCTTTGTATACTTACCCTTTTTAAAAGTAAATTTTGCTCCGGGGTTTAGCTATCGTCCAATGCCGGGTGCAATTTTCAGCAAAGCGGCAAAAAGACTGGGAATTAAAATCAAAAGAGAAAAATTCTCCAACCCTGCCGAAGCACAAAAAGCCTTAGAACGAAATTTAAATCAAAATATACCGACAGGTTTACAGGTGGGAGTTTTTAACCTTACCTACTTTCCTGAAGAATATAAATTTCATTTCAACGCCCACAATTTGGTGGTGTATGGAAAAGAAGACGGAAAATTCCTGATCAGTGACCCTGTGATGGATTATACCACAACCCTTACCGAAGCCGAACTCGAAAAAGTAAGATATGCGAAAGGAGCACTTCCCCCGAAAGGACATATGTACTACCCTACTTACATTCCTGAAAAAGTAAACCTGGAAGAAGCCATCAAAAAAGGCATCAAAGACACTTGTAAGAATATGCTGGCTCCTGTTCCTTTAATTGGGGTAAAAGCCATGAGATGGGTGGCAAGAAGCATCCCTAAATGGGCAGCAAAAAAAGGTACGAAAGTAACGAATCACTATCTTGGCCAATTAATCAGAATGCAGGAAGAAATCGGAACCGGAGGTGGTGGCTTCAGATTTATTTATGGTGCATTTTTACAGGAAGCTGCAGTCATTCTTAAAAATGATCAGCTTAATGAGCTTTCTAAAGAAATTACCACGATCGGCGACCTTTGGAGAGATTTTGCAGTGGATATTGCAAGAGTTTACAAGAACAGAAACTCAAAAAGCGATATTTATAACC